The genomic interval AATCTAAACAAAAGACACCGACGCTACGTCACTCCGCTACTGTacataagtttattattagtatttgtAAAATGGTTTCCTAATAGCTGCGAtcgttaaaacattttatttattataacataagaaatataatccATTTAGTTTAGAGGATTAAGATTCGGTGTTAATCTGTAtcaagtatttaaatatattaggcTGATTtgactaaatttattttttaaattatgctattgttagttcttttttattaaaaccttagggtttatttatttgaaataaaaaagtaacctGAAAAAAACAGTAGTCAATATCCGTTATTCCTACCTAATATAAGGTATAAAAACATATCCACACAACCTTACGAAAATATTTGTCAGGATGTGTGGATATGTATTTTTACTCTTTCACATAAAATCTACTGGCCAGATTTTGAGGAAATTTAATACACGGGTAGAATATAACTTGGTTTGGTTTGGTTTTATCTTACAATTCCCATGATAATTGTTGGTATAGCCCAAGGAAACTTACTTTAAGATTTAGTtccatttgtttgttttcgttgtttttttcttaaaaattttttcataCTCCAATGTCCTTGGTCACGCATTTAACCTGTTGCGTGCCCGCCACACCCGCCTACCTGCACAGCCCTGACCGTCCTCGAAAATGTAATCACGGTTTAAGCGaatcaaatatttcataaaatataggttCATACATAATTTTCACTCCAATaggaatttatattaaaaataaacaacttgATAAAAACATTGAGTGTGTGTACCTAAGTATCTATGGCAAGTTTCAGTAATAGAGAGtattcccggttgcatcctccaTTGCAATTTTTTAGGGCGCCGAAACAACTCTCACTCCACTTTTGTTTCCTCGTCTCCGACATAGtcagtttttaatatatatataactccATATctctcttcttcctcctggcgttagtcccggttatgTCTTCATCTCACGGGATTGATACCCGGGGTGCGCCCTTTAACCGTGAACTTGGATTGGGTAGGTCAGGTCTTTTTAATATCGTAGTTAcgtaattatacataatttgttaGTTATATACTACAGTtacctttaataaaaaatatgtataatcttTTATGCcgaacattataaaaaagcaaaagctaaaaaagtatataaatatttatatatggaaatattatttacctcCATAATATGTCGTATATAACCTTATATCAGTTAATTAATCGATTTAATTAGACGTGTCTAAACAAAAGTCAATAGCTCGTGCAAGGTTTATTTAGCTAATTGACCGCGTTCATAATCTTCATTCATGGAAAGGAAAACTTGACATTTTGGCATTTATCAGAAATTTCtagaaatacttttttcaataataaatatttataaacatcgGGCCATAAAAATTTCCACATTTGTGATTAAATGCCTAAATTTATCAATCGCTCAAGGATATCGAATAACTCAATGCAGTAACaaccttttatatttattttaattatttttttaatcctaCGACTCAATTATCTTTCTCTTTCTTTTCGTAGATATAACGATTTTGCATTCATTAacattcttttaatttatgtttcagTCTATGCCCATGATTCTGAATTTATCAAGCGTATCATTACTATCAGCAAATATgcagaataatatattatttatttcttgaaacaggcataaaaaattatatcatgaGTAACATTTATATGGTCGCATGCTGCTATGCCAAGGACTTGGACGTCGCGTTATAATAATTCCGCCGCAGACTGAACATCACTCCCACGAaacaatgtaaatttaattagacTTATCATAATATACACGGAGGACGCTTCCGTATACTGACAGTTAGGAAGTGGAcggaagatatttttatttgtttgtcctTTTATCATTCATAGTCTACTTGTGTTTTATGTGGGAAAGTTTGCAAATGGACTGTTCAACTTATGATTGGAACTTAAAATAACTAGTAGGAGGACAGTAATCGttagttattgtttttttatcaaattaacgAAGAAAAGTTAAGTATCATGTAAACTGGTTGTTGCGGCTACGTCTGCGCCTGCGCTGACGGCTGTTTCCCGTGCATTGTCACTGCGCACTCATCTGTCCCATAATAAAAAACAGGCCCAATGATACTCTACTTTCAAAGCAAATCAACAACCGAAAACTAAACACCAATTGTAACTATTCCATCgatatatgtaggtagtgTCTACTTGCCTATAGTCTCATGGTGCACAAAGTATTTTCTGTAAATGGTTTGAAAACTGATTTTTCTTTAGGACCCATAGACTCTAATAGAATCCATATACCCTTATAGGATCCATAGACCTAATCCGTAGACTCAAATATGTAAAAGCaatttaaaccaaaaaaataagctaaaaaaaattatggatGCCTTATCAATAAACGCACATCTGAAACCACCTTTAATCATAGGTACTtactgtaattttaataatagattGAAATCTGATAGGTAGTTTGAAGGAATCCACTACGGAAAGGATTATAGAAATTTCCAGGCGAGTTAGGCTTCCGGCAAGAGAGTACCTTACATAATTCCGAGGGGATGTGAATCAGCCAAGAACGCGATTTATTTCGCTTTTACGATCAGCGCACGCGCacatcataatattttcaattcgaagGTCGTAAAAAGTCATTGATGTATCAAATTTAGAATTATCTTACGGATGTGATAGATTCATTGCTTGGTGTTTCGCGTGTGCTCACATTCTGATTTCGGTAAATATTTGCTAAGTTGCTGCCAACGATTTCAATGTTATATAGCAATGTTACTTGTTAGGAAGCTTTGTCTTAAGGCCACGGGGTTAGtagcctgtcactatctaaGGCTCAGTTTTAACATCTGGTAAAGATGAAATTCCGATTTCACAGATTTTCTTGAAGGAGTCACGCAGCCGACCATTTTCATATTTGGAACACAAACGTTTTAAATTTGAGCCGAGAGCGTTCATATTCAAAACCTGCCGAAACCTCAAACCTTAGGTATCGGAGGTTTTGAATATGTAcctaaaaatgttaataatgacaaaatttaaaatctcgtTTTCAAACCtccgtaaaaataaacagtcaTATAATATCCAAGTGACTGCCGTTGTTTGATACAGGTAAAAACCTTCTGTAGCTTTTCTCAAGTCGTATTAAAaccaatattaataaaaatctttcatAACTAAAATGTCAAAGAGGTACCTATGTACCTAAACAGTGtgaaatatgctcctttaaaatttaaaacaaaataacataattttgtaaaactaaaaaataacttttttatatacaataaaaaaagataaatttttattttaatcaaagaCAATATACCTACGAGATGGTGGGAACAGCCTACAATGTAAGAAACAATACCGTTTTGATACGGGATCATTACACAAAGTCGGTATTGTGGAGTACAAAGTTAATGTAATCTGATTACGTCCACAGTTCACGCCGCCTCGATATCGcattaaaatagttaaaattcCTAACAGCTACGCCAAGTGAAGTCTACAGCATATACTTTAGGGATATGTTGTATATGGAAGGTTGGCTTATTGTTAACTGTACTTGCCAAATAGGTATATCAAAATTGATatcagataaataaatattaactacTACAAATTCTAAGATAAAAGTAcgtattaacaaaataaagtaactGTACCTAAAACCTCCTTCCTTGCAGTTTAAATTGAAGAGTTATTTACAGCATACTTGGTTTGCAATGGTCACCATCCAACAGGTTAAAGAGGATTACGCACATTGATAATGCAGATTTATAGTTATtgcacattaaaattttattttgcacatCTGGTGGATGagcaataaaatacattttatttcaacagCCGTGTTCTCTTCGAGTGCCTTCAAgatattaagaatattttttatttcaattatgtcCTTCAAAATGAACCGACCTTCAATTTCCTACAGTTACAATAAAAGCAGTATCAGTGTATCTAATTCCAAGACATATTTTGCAAATAACTTGAGTAACTGaacagtattatttatttttcatttcccTTCGGATctttttgagaaaataaattacatttatgaTTGTTGCCTTAAGTGAAATTCATAAATCTCAATAATAATACTCGTGAAATTACATCGTATACTggtaaatgtaaatttattattgttaaagttattattattttatatagaaataacacccataggtacctacaattaaaaattacgaCTTTCACATTACACTTCCTGTCTTCAATAGCAGTTATTATACCTagtatatacttatatctaCCTAGAAGGTTTAAGGGGCGTTAGggatttttattatgtgaaGAGAAAACTGAGATATCCTTAGGAAGGTGATTATGTTATATGGAGGTTTGAATAATTCCAGAACGTATGGTAaccatacattcatacatgtaaACCGCACCACTTGATTACGGAATCAGTCTCCATTTGAATTTCTTGAATTGGGTTTTTTTGTTGCGTAAATCGAGCGGTTTAATAAAGCGTGGTTTCATTGTTTGCAGACGCGGCCTGCGCCGTTTGAAAAGACCATCTCAGTGAGTTAGAGTATTAGCGCCCGCGCAGCCATCGACCGCCGCCTGCCCGCATAGGATGGTAGAAACTGACCCCGGGCCCAAGAAACCTCACAGTAAGTCATACATTTATGTTATTACTGGATACATATTAAGTAAATCTTTAATGCACAAAGAAATATAGGGCCCGCCGTATCTATAGAGAGAGATAAGAGTTCTCTTGATACGCCAAATCTTATGTGAACTGCTAAAATTTGGAAGTTCCTCGCCGTGCCTTTGTCTTCTGATGCCTACAACTTACACAGGTATATTaaaggcaagagtgaataagCATAATATGAGCTTGCGGGTACCATCATAAATTCCTATTGGGAATTATGCACGCACGACATATAGGTACTATGAACTACAGCATTGTTCCCTTAATGTTactcccggttacatcctgaGGTGGGGTGCGAGAGAGGAGATGAGTAATAAAGATGAGAAGATGGAGTGAATCctattttctattataaaagGAAACAATGTACAATATTAACAACAGCAccttaaattgataaaataactgTACTTTATTGTACTACCAAAACATTTCTGtgtaaaacaaatacttattttatttctcttaaAAGTAATTCCCACGTGGAAAATAAAGTACTAGggtaatgtacctacatattcagATTAAGGAAAGTCAAGTATGgtattcataaatattgaataagaAGGCAATTAactctgtctattccgcaagaataatgacgtgattatatgaatgaatgaaaaagcaaaggctaacaaaaaaaaatcaacgaTATGTTGACAACATTGCGTATCATCCTTAACGTTAAAACTAGAccgttatttttaagttacataAATCTGTGCCAATCAAACGTCCTTAATGTCATGTTTATATAACAGTGTGTCGACCAGAATGACTTGGCCAAATTATTTCAAGTAAAAGTTTTCCTTTTATACCTGCCgactttgaaattttatatttaaacaataattattccaTTTCACTCGATTCCGTTCCAGTATTGCAGACCCTGGTATGACAGAGTCAAGGTGAACACCACGATGGTATAATGAACTCGGATACATTTTTGGATAAATTCAATTTACCTCCGATTTGCTTACCtccatattaattaataatgttttgagcggtcaaaaaaataatttataacgttattggaattattttgatttaccGGTTCTTGTTGTAATTAAAAACgcaactttaataaaatctgggaaaaattattctatttaaaagaagaatacaatAGTTTAACTTCTCAGGACTGATAGTATGTTACAGTAGCTACTAATGATTTCCACCTGTTAATAAGCGTTAAGTGATAAACAGGTCAAGCTGAATGTGACTCAAAGTTTCCCATTGTTTTTcccaataatgttttaaatactaaTGAATCTAAATGTATGGTATCATGTGACCCATGTGATTTGATAATGTTCCTCGAAAATttagacaaaattaaaataatattttttttacccaaCTGAAACAGAAGGTTTGTTAAAGGTCTGGGATTCATGTTATGTGTTTGTTACAGATTGTGATGTAAAAGGGGACAACCAGCTAAACGGACCAGGCTCCAAAAATATTGACCTTGGTAAGTATTGTAGTAATATACGTTATATAATACCTTTAATGATCAGATCATCATTCATAACTGCCAAGTCGCAATTACTATGTACTCGTATTAGGAAAGCTTCATCCCGCGTAGATTGCAATAAATTGCGTTAATCAAGAAAAGGAATTATCTTTATATTCATTCActtgaatgtggcctttcaaacttttcaagactgtctctgtctactccgctaggaatatagacgtgatgatatgtatttatgtaattttttttttcttttactcaTTGTGATACAACTTGGCAATATCtcagaatctcaatttcgtaactaagccatccagctgaaccCAAACGCATCGTACTTAAATTCGTTCTCGCATTACTTGTGGCTCTCTCTACACTACTACACCATAAGGGATGACAATTGTTGTGTTAATGTCACGCGGACGGAGCCGCGAACAAGAAAGAGCTAGAAATCACAATACTACTGAATTGCAACAACGCAGCAATTAACCGGAAATTAATAACCTTGATGTAACACTTTGGAGCAAGCAAATTTCTAATGCAAAGTTAGCATTATAGATAGACTAGGTGACTCCGAAAACAAAACGTATTTAATATTGatagtagttttattttacatataaattacttcCGGTAGATTCTACGCGCTTCACTTGTTACGCCTTctgttattagtttttttttaaaataacgttGTATGTACTATGTAATATCCTTAATGCATTTTATCAgaataattctattttatgaatatgaataattCACATGTTTATAATCAGATATGACaagttacaattaaatatatccaTAACCCAACTGAATTTTCATGACCTCTGCCGTGGGAATTTCTTCAGGAAAATCGTACTGTCGACCTCATTTCACTTATATAgttcactatatgtatgtcaagTCGTGATATACACACAGTAAATAATGTTTGGTTGaatattttctatataagtattttattatctttaactATGTTTACCAGTCGGTAAACATagttaaagataataaaatgataaattttaggtaacttcattttgtattttataaattaattataaacctATCACTTCGCTGGCGTTAGACCCGGTTACGTTCTCGCTTCTCTGGAGAGGTCCGCTTATGACCATGTACCTGGAGTGGAACCAGGGTCTTGAAGACAGGCCAAATCTTTACACGAGACACCCGTCTGATCTCCACAACCTTGCAgggtaacctaacccatattggatcctGGTTACTACATATAGGGTGGACTGAATGTGCAACTCACGATGTCAACTGCAAAGCGATGctaatatttatagataaaactttttttttcgtgaATAAACAAACTCATAACCAGGTCTAATTTTCATGAACTTTTGCAGAGAGATCAGAAGATCTTCAGGAGTATCATACAAAGACGTATTTGTaaggtacattttattttcttagataaattattaatggTGTCTTGCTTTCAGGTGTCGTTCCTTCGCTGAAGACACCAGTCAAGGCTGATCCGGAGAAGGGCTCCAATTCGGAAAAAGCTGACTTCGAGCGAGCCATCGAATTAACTggtaattataaaatcttgactaAGGAAAGTGTGAGCGGAAACGTTGGAAGACTACCATACCTAGGTCAAATTGGGGACGTAATGGCAAAAGGTTAAAACTACCATAAACCGACGAGCCTGCTTAAAAagagtgatgaatgtggatgaagcaaaagtgattatgtataaaatcgACTAGAAAATTATGCCTTACTATTTTggtaaacatttaaatattattatttgtaaactaTTAAGTTTCCGGTAGAAGAGTATGGGACAGGTAATAAAtgttgtatgtaaaatttggtGTAATGAAATACAATATTCAGTTTTAGTAAGTTTTGAGTTTGTGTTATCAACCTCAGAATGGGCACAACAAActcataaattgtaaataaatatctactcAAATTTCTGTTGAAAATAAAGagttaaatttcattattacatAATGTAGAACAATGTTCATAAAATTACTTcataaaagtaggtaattttatCATTCCAAACATACTGTCCTCAATAATTTGCATGTTAAAAACATAACCCTCATAATGCgttttaacaattttacaaCTCAATCTGTCCTCAATTACTTGTTGTAAATTGATATGTTTGTAAACACATCCAAGTGTACTTAACTCGATATAGTTCTATGGAACTTACAGTGGCTATAACCCAGTAGTACCGGACACTTTATTACGGCACGATAAGGCTCCTCGTGGAGAAACCTGAGCTGGTAAACAAATGTTAGCGGGAATTGTGAATGAGCATCGCTTGGCTGGCATTCCACAGCCGCATTTCCGTACGTCACGCCACCCTTCTGAGAAACGCCGCGTGACGATGTCTGTTTACGATGATTGGAGACagtatacgagtattataataAGACATGGCCCTTAATAAACAACAGAATATTAAGTATTTCTAGACAAGAAGATTTCCCTCTGCCAAATCTGCCAgttttgaatacatacatacataaaatcacgcctctttcttaCTACTAGACTAGACtagactacttctttccacttgccacgatctctgcatacttccttcgcttcatccacattcatgactctcttcatgcaagctcggcggttacgggtacttttgaatacatagtaaagtaatttaattaaaatgaaattataattaaaatgaaattatttgcatttacttacatttttttacttataattttgttgatGCTTCcgttttcaaatttcaaaatataaagtacAGAAAGTAAAGAATTGATACCTACTTAAAGGTATCAATTCTTTGTCCTAATAACatgttttttcataaataattaattaactaacAGATCTGTGATACTCGTAgtgaaataacattttatatttaattcaatgcCAATATCAACTCTCGATGATTTTGAGTGCCAAAACGGTTTGGTAAGATCTGCTTAGGTATTGGTTTAGGCaatgaaataaagataaactaaggtaatattatttttaaaatgtatttttcaacaactatgtgacgtcaataagtgataccttgtatccaattttgaaaataaatctagtctattctattctattcaacaAAAAGATGTCTCAAGATTGATTACCTACATTATAGTACTGAAAGAAATGAACTAATGAACTACTAtagcaaaaatatataggttttTCAATAGTCATTTCTATTCAATATTCCACATTTACGTAGGATATGGCCGCTTCCACTACCTGCTGCTGGCGGTCTGCGGGCTCGTCAGCACGTCGGAGGAGATGGACGTCATCTCCATGTCCTTCATCCTCCCGTCCGCGCAGTGCGACTTAGACCTCAGCACTCAGACTAAAGTAAGTctaagttagtttttttttagaaaagtcAGGAGTAAGTTTAAagctttttatcttttaatccTGTTGTTAACAGCACATCGGAAAAGTACGGCAACTCAAatcaatataagtaaaatctagtatgaaatatatatttatttactttaatttattccTCTTCAAGTCAGTACAATACTATCGTCCttttctataataatgaataaagtgattaagtatatatttataataaaaatattttttataaactacaTTTAACAGCGGAAGCTTCCTGCCTTGATTACCGTTTACGGCATGTattaatgtgtgtgtgtgtaaggTTAAGTTGCACCTCCGGAGTGGCttgcaaattaaattataaaactgttATCATATGTATAAACCACAAGACGCGTTACATCTCAAGcatcatcataaaaaatatcatgatGTCATCCCGACGATTAAATTCGACTTGTGAATTCCTCAAAACTTTAGCCACATATTTGCCATAAGCGGTACTGTGTCAAAACATTTTCTGGGTTTATATTCGGCTCGGTCATGTATTTGTTCTTACGGACGTGCGAATTGCAAATTCATCAGGAAAGAACACATCTAAATTCCAAAGGCGTCATCAATTCTGTCAAGACTGGTATTTCataggtattaaaaatatatcattgatttatgttattttttattataagaaaaggatgacttaaatttttttgcagTCAATAATAACATAGCGTTAGTCAATCGCTTCTAGAGGAAAACATTGGTTCAtgggaataaaaaaatgtatatctcGCCTAGAAGGACAGTTCACTGGATTTTGCTATGCGTGTTGCCAGtcaacttttttctttttatcatattattaaacaatattcTTTGCAGGGATGGCTAAACAGCATAATCTTCATCGGCATGATGGTGGGGGCGTACGCCTGGGGCTCCGTCGCGGACTCGCTGGGCCGCAAGCGGGTGCTCATTGCCATCTCCGTCATCAATGGGCTGGCCATCGTCTGCTCCTCATTCAGCCAAAACTATGAGCTGTTCATGTTGTTCCGATTCATCAACGGTGCTGCGTAAGTTgtacttcatttttattatgtggaaacataaataaaagcgagattttaatgtaaatattaggTTCCGGATACCTTCTGCTGAAACCGTCAATTCTAATTGCTGATACTTAGCCAGAGTCGTGACCAAGTTAAGAGTTTTTCTGAGCTGATATAAACCCGGATCTAACTCATCTGGTTTTACGTCACTAGACATATAAAATATCCCTCAAATTTTTCAGAAATGCCGGAAAAACATTCATGAATGAAAAGTCTCTTTACAAAAAGCTGTGACTAACGTGCAAAACAAAACGAAATTTACcgcctattatttatttattttgtgtaattttcaATGCCTTTTCTTTCTTTGCATAATTCCGACTTGCGTGTAATTCGTTTTATTGTTTCTTGTTcctcataaatttaaaacgagataaaaaatatacttagtacTTACAAATTAACCTAGTTACTCGGGCTTTTCTTAGTTATATTTTCTGTTGTTGTTATTCACACAAATATCGCAAACGAATTTCAGAAAATACCTTACACCATCATCTCTcgtgtaaaaatatgtaaaagaaaaatctacaACAGGGTTCGTCGATAAATCATCCCTCTGTTACCAATTAATTTTGCGTTACAATTTTCAATGGTTCAGGCTAGGAGGGTCGGGCCCTGTGATCTGGTCCTACTTTGCGGAGTTCCAGCCGAAGAAGAAGCGAGGCGCCATGTTGAGTTTCATGGCGGCTTTCTGGACACTAGGCAACTTGTTCGTGGCCGGCCTCGCTTGGGTTATCATTCCTAGTGGTgagttctttattttaaattctatatCAACTCTTGCACTTGTACCTCGTGGTTTCTGCTGAGAAGAAAAATACcactatatttcttttatttattttctattttattttaataaaataaattaaaatttcagttgACTGTCGGAATGTACCTCAAAAATTCcatcttttatttcttccaGAAATCGGCGGAGTGTCCGGTGGTTTCGTGTACAACTCGTGGCGTATCTTCCTGCTAGTTATGTCGCTGCCTTCCTTCCTGGTAGCGGCTCTCTTGTTTCTGCTACCAGAGTCTCCTAAGTTCCTCATCACTACTGGACGTCAGGAGGAAGCCATGGAAGTCTTCCGCAGTATCTACCTCATGAACACCGGCCGAAGCAAGGAGGAATACCCAGTCAAGCAAATATTGATAggtaatgtaattaaatagacATAACCTATATTCCAGTATCGGAATAGTTCCACGagggtacatacatacaagtatTTACATTCGATTATATTTAGATGCtgcaattttttataagaagataataatataatgattCCTATCGGATAATAGTAAATGAAAAACCAAAAATAGTTCTCAATGTTACCTATTTTGTGTCCGTAAACTTAATGTGTATGTAaagtaaaactttttaaataaacagacGAGCCGATACACAAGAAGCCGGAGAAACAGCCCGTGGACAAGGAGCCGCAAGTCCCGAAGTCCAAGATGAGGAGGATGCTGAGCGATATAGTGGAGCACAGCAAGCAGTTGTTCGTGCCGCCAATACTCAAGTTCACCGCGATCTCTATCACTATCAACTTCACATTCCATATTGGGTACGTTAATTTCAATCTCCGTCTACCCACTATTGACCAAATTTCACAGCAAATTGTTGGTCGTGCCGTCAATACTTAAGTTCACCATAATCTGTATCAACTTCACATTTTATCTACTCACTCTTGGTAACATTTAAGAGACTTTACAGGTTTAGACTTCCTTCGACCTAAGCACGCGTTCAATTATTTgctaattaaattgtttataagtACTTCTTCTTAGAGCAATTATGGTTACGTTAGAGGTAAATACATATCTACGtaactgtaaaatataataactataattatcttcttgtcaataaaataatcaagtcGTTACAGACTGTAGGCATTAAATAGACATGCAATTTTCCTGTAGGTTGctttaaatcattaaaagCAAATAAGTAAGTCGTAATACCTGGGAAAACTAGTGATAAGGAAATCATCAATAGGTATGTACTCGTAAGAAACCCAGAACGAGATGCcgtgaataaaaaaaggttatgCCATATTGAGAAAGCTGAACTTTTGGAAGATATTGGTATGGTGCTGTTTTTATGTAATCAGCGTGGGTAGAGGACATGGATGATGACGATCTTCTTTGAGTAGGTGTAGAAGGGTTCACTATAGACATATCATTCAAATGCCCTGAGGGTCAAGTTTGCAAAATTTACTGTAGTAATAGTGTGTCGGTTCGTTAGTTAGAAAATGTTTtcgaataacaaaatatattccattGAGACTAACGAAGTTCACCTCTCCGCCCTTATTTCTGTATGGCCACTTTTTTCATATCGGTCGCGCTTTCGACGTTCAACGcaacaaatataaatgtttttatgaatGTCTATCTACATCTTTCAGTTATTACGGGCTTATGATGTGGTTCCCCGAGATGTTCAATCGTTTCGACGAGTGGTCTCGGACCCACGACAACGCTGAAGCGGACATCTGCCAGGTGACGGCCTACGTCACGCAGTACGGGACGCACTCC from Amyelois transitella isolate CPQ chromosome 16, ilAmyTran1.1, whole genome shotgun sequence carries:
- the LOC106129663 gene encoding synaptic vesicle glycoprotein 2C, whose amino-acid sequence is MVETDPGPKKPHNCDVKGDNQLNGPGSKNIDLGVVPSLKTPVKADPEKGSNSEKADFERAIELTGYGRFHYLLLAVCGLVSTSEEMDVISMSFILPSAQCDLDLSTQTKGWLNSIIFIGMMVGAYAWGSVADSLGRKRVLIAISVINGLAIVCSSFSQNYELFMLFRFINGAALGGSGPVIWSYFAEFQPKKKRGAMLSFMAAFWTLGNLFVAGLAWVIIPSEIGGVSGGFVYNSWRIFLLVMSLPSFLVAALLFLLPESPKFLITTGRQEEAMEVFRSIYLMNTGRSKEEYPVKQILIDEPIHKKPEKQPVDKEPQVPKSKMRRMLSDIVEHSKQLFVPPILKFTAISITINFTFHIGYYGLMMWFPEMFNRFDEWSRTHDNAEADICQVTAYVTQYGTHSAEHVCESHIHSDVFMESLITVSAAIPSNIFAVLGMDRLGRKFFLVFATFSAGLCSAAMYFVYNKTNNLIVSAIFSSVISCGNASLDCLITEVFPTNLRATGVAVSMVAARLGGIIGNVVIAALLDTYCPAPTFIVAVLLASGGLMCLFLPNTTRQALQ